In candidate division TA06 bacterium, a single window of DNA contains:
- a CDS encoding TolC family protein has product MRLFRLTILMQTALLILTATSAICAGITLSLDECIELALKNNPTIIRNREAVSEAEIGVTISRSSYFPRLDASSSYTRSGNGISRGSYSSGLSFSQILFQGGRNIAVVNAAKAQTEIAVQNLRQRENEIVESVKGIFYSVIKEQDQLSLTDDVLKRRNEDLILIRLKYRAGTESDAAVSEAEANFSQAEYDKLAADERLRLAKLRLNLSMGKPREALLEVRTTEHLPDFPSRSEVVAMGLRHRPEMAREASRVKLQRAYQSQSKGGFFPTFRLNASFNRSGDRFLADDNSWSAGVNASLPLFDGLRTPADYFQSRVSLRRQLAQYEETRQSVEENIEKAYSDWLLAKKRMEVAEKSLTAATEIYNLNRLQYQQGRASYFSFQQRELSLTRAEYERVNASYNLFVSTAELERAIGKSLSAELKGEE; this is encoded by the coding sequence ATGCGTCTTTTCAGACTCACCATTTTGATGCAAACTGCCCTGCTCATCTTAACCGCAACCAGTGCCATCTGTGCGGGAATCACTCTTTCCCTTGATGAATGCATCGAACTCGCTCTCAAGAACAACCCCACTATCATAAGAAACAGAGAGGCTGTGAGTGAAGCTGAGATAGGCGTCACGATCTCGCGTTCCTCCTACTTCCCGAGACTCGACGCTTCTAGCTCCTATACGAGAAGTGGGAATGGGATAAGCCGCGGGAGTTATTCAAGTGGACTCAGTTTCTCACAGATTCTTTTTCAGGGTGGACGAAACATAGCAGTGGTCAACGCCGCGAAAGCGCAGACGGAGATCGCTGTCCAGAATCTGAGGCAGAGAGAAAACGAGATCGTGGAGTCCGTGAAAGGCATCTTCTACTCAGTCATCAAAGAGCAGGACCAGTTGTCACTTACGGACGATGTCTTGAAAAGAAGAAACGAAGACTTAATTCTTATCAGGCTCAAGTATAGGGCAGGAACTGAGAGCGATGCAGCCGTTTCAGAAGCTGAAGCCAATTTCTCACAGGCTGAATACGACAAACTGGCTGCCGACGAAAGATTGAGACTGGCAAAACTTCGGCTCAACCTGTCTATGGGAAAACCACGAGAAGCACTGCTGGAAGTGAGAACGACAGAGCATCTTCCCGATTTTCCTTCGAGAAGTGAAGTGGTGGCAATGGGGCTCCGTCACAGACCTGAGATGGCGAGGGAGGCGTCTCGGGTGAAGTTGCAGAGAGCGTATCAGTCACAATCCAAAGGCGGCTTCTTTCCAACTTTCAGACTTAATGCCTCCTTCAACCGCAGCGGCGATCGGTTCCTTGCCGATGATAACAGCTGGAGTGCGGGAGTCAACGCCAGCCTACCCCTTTTCGACGGGCTGAGAACCCCAGCAGATTACTTCCAGAGCAGAGTATCATTGAGGCGACAGTTGGCACAGTATGAAGAAACAAGACAAAGTGTTGAAGAGAACATCGAGAAAGCCTACTCTGATTGGCTGCTGGCTAAAAAGAGGATGGAGGTTGCGGAAAAGAGTCTGACCGCAGCGACTGAAATATATAATCTTAATAGGCTTCAGTACCAACAAGGAAGGGCAAGTTATTTCAGTTTTCAACAGCGAGAACTCTCGCTCACCAGAGCGGAATATGAAAGAGTGAACGCCTCATACAATCTCTTTGTAAGCACAGCCGAGCTGGAGAGAGCGATAGGCAAATCGTTGTCGGCTGAACTCAAGGGGGAAGAATGA
- a CDS encoding MarR family transcriptional regulator yields MCMGKVKRKEIEEVQILFSQIMRSLRAHPSRKMVAYHTTFAQMKVLWLLGAKGPFTMGEVAQMLSVTRPTATSIVDKLVSRALIRRERDEKDRRVVKLELLPKGTKILTARRKHFVGRIASILQGLNETERSRFVAALKVVNNTVQRATIESKQRR; encoded by the coding sequence ATGTGTATGGGTAAGGTTAAGCGCAAAGAGATAGAAGAAGTTCAGATACTCTTCTCTCAGATCATGCGGAGCTTGAGAGCTCATCCTTCGCGAAAGATGGTCGCGTACCACACCACCTTCGCACAAATGAAGGTGTTGTGGCTCCTAGGCGCCAAAGGACCTTTCACAATGGGAGAGGTTGCCCAGATGCTTTCAGTTACCAGGCCAACTGCGACCTCAATCGTGGACAAGCTGGTGTCAAGAGCCTTGATCCGAAGAGAAAGGGACGAAAAGGACAGGCGAGTTGTGAAGCTCGAACTTTTGCCGAAAGGAACCAAAATTCTCACAGCGAGGCGTAAACATTTTGTAGGTCGGATCGCTTCAATACTTCAAGGACTAAATGAGACAGAGCGATCCCGTTTCGTGGCAGCGCTCAAGGTCGTAAACAACACTGTGCAGAGAGCTACTATAGAAAGCAAACAGCGGAGGTAG
- a CDS encoding HlyD family efflux transporter periplasmic adaptor subunit, translating into MKRRTKVIIFIAVIAVIAATVFFLLKLRKRPEQGFAETTVITAERGNIEVKVLATGTIQPFTRVVVRSPQKGRLEKVLVDEGDRVWKGRILALVSGEDRISLLDAANSMMQEAKAAGDKEAIERAKQARQMAMKAYLPIPMTSPLRARVIKRSCQPGQNVSSNDILFVLSDRLVASVEVDETDIAKIHVDQRATITLDAFPMEKRAGKVVKISQEGRTISNVVIYDVQVNAASIPSTWSSGMTANVQFLIHDLKDVIVLPVGVVHQEGMDKMVMLAGGHPRPHKIETGATDGKMIEIKSGLSEGDSVLAMGSMGKAAGMQRSEAMRALYRMRQMSKSKGRGR; encoded by the coding sequence ATGAAAAGACGCACTAAGGTCATCATCTTCATAGCTGTCATCGCGGTGATAGCTGCCACCGTCTTTTTTCTTTTGAAACTGAGAAAGAGACCCGAGCAAGGGTTTGCCGAGACGACAGTCATCACCGCAGAAAGAGGTAACATAGAGGTCAAAGTACTGGCAACTGGCACGATACAGCCTTTTACCAGAGTGGTAGTGCGTTCCCCACAGAAAGGGAGGCTGGAAAAAGTCTTAGTCGATGAAGGTGATCGTGTATGGAAAGGCCGTATCCTTGCTCTCGTCTCCGGAGAAGACAGGATTTCGTTGCTCGATGCTGCCAACTCTATGATGCAGGAGGCAAAGGCAGCCGGGGACAAGGAGGCCATTGAACGAGCGAAACAGGCCAGGCAAATGGCGATGAAAGCCTACCTCCCTATACCCATGACCTCACCACTGAGAGCGCGAGTCATAAAACGATCGTGCCAGCCGGGACAAAATGTCAGCTCGAACGACATTCTGTTCGTTTTATCCGATAGGCTGGTGGCCAGTGTTGAAGTTGACGAGACGGACATAGCTAAAATACATGTGGACCAGAGAGCGACAATAACCCTTGATGCGTTCCCGATGGAGAAGAGAGCGGGCAAGGTGGTGAAAATATCTCAGGAGGGTAGAACAATCTCCAATGTAGTTATCTACGATGTACAGGTCAATGCCGCATCAATTCCTTCGACCTGGTCGTCTGGGATGACTGCCAACGTCCAGTTTCTAATCCACGACCTCAAAGACGTGATAGTCTTACCGGTGGGCGTGGTTCACCAGGAGGGCATGGACAAGATGGTGATGCTTGCTGGTGGGCACCCGCGTCCGCACAAAATCGAGACCGGTGCTACAGATGGGAAGATGATCGAAATCAAATCTGGACTCTCCGAAGGTGACAGTGTTCTTGCCATGGGATCAATGGGCAAGGCCGCGGGCATGCAAAGGTCTGAAGCCATGCGAGCACTTTACAGAA